Proteins from one Malassezia vespertilionis chromosome 2, complete sequence genomic window:
- a CDS encoding uncharacterized protein (COG:J; EggNog:ENOG503Q515), which yields MLSQAAPAVAANATFGQMTEQVQDVPKVLELLRSQPDHYVVASITGRTFVLALSDLITLPRLRGVEVGDVLELDRVHEVGSRNYTLRAQDPASGRRKAQGGRFPLVLVQQNDGDKTVRVDMVSTDTKNAEPASVTPFSPSWAAQLLPSGLAHVGATLPADVVCVRCVVVEHTKGPLERIVKFKRRKGYRKVITHKQPYTRVRVDALTLGAVDRDR from the coding sequence ATGCTGtcgcaagctgcgccggcTGTCGCTGCCAATGCGACGTTTGGCCAAATGACGGAGCAAGTGCAAGATGTGCCAAAGGTGCTTGAGCTTCTCCGCTCGCAGCCAGATCATTACGTCGTTGCCTCTATTACAGGGCGCACATTTGTTTTGGCATTATCTGATCTGATCACACTGCCACGTTTGCGGGGTGTCGAAGTCGGCGACgtcctcgagctcgaccgCGTGCACGAAGTAGGCAGTCGAAACTACACGCTCCGCGCCCAAGATCCTGCATCGGgcaggcgcaaggcgcaagGCGGCCGATTTCCGTTAgtccttgtgcagcagaATGATGGGGACAAGACCGTTCGTGTGGATATGGTGTCTACGGATACAAAAAATGCCGAGCCGGCGTCGGTCACGCCATTTTCTCCTTCTTGGGCTGCACAGCTGCTGCCGTCGGGTCTTGCACATGTCGGTGCAACGCTGCCAGCTGATGTGGTGTGCGTCCGGTGCGTCGTAGTAGAGCACACCAAAGGGCCTTTGGAACGCATCGTGAAAttcaagcgccgcaagggATACCGCAAAGTGATTACGCACAAGCAGCCATATACCCGCGTTCGTGTGGATGCTCTTACACTCGGCGCTGTTGATAGAGATCGGTAG
- a CDS encoding uncharacterized protein (COG:A; BUSCO:EOG09263C4C; EggNog:ENOG503NY27), protein MSNGALAEAQRFTQLASSLRKNVEDICFDVNNCALGTDRDDLLFPDGISLLTVKVDALLSYIQHMAFLCAHRMSGKSLADETGTTYVERLVKLRLLLEKMRPMEARLKNQVEKLLRAANAQKRETHVATEEHGEEFDAMDFRPNPETFAAQATAKRLADAQRADEQEAAVYRPPKVAPVVFDPDARQSRKSRSKERQPSRNAALLADLAAGMSSNPYETSTSGVGGGKAIGAAGSSRARALRRMEEFEEENFKRVSMSKRDAKRRRRDEQDVALGGLGLSADGKRIGGGVEEEFGDLLRGSERDTRRRKRGDGNDVYGLLEQRAKRPSTISRAQQNSERDGAEVIAGPASTHKFKKAMREQRRKSRK, encoded by the exons ATGAgcaacggcgcgctcgcagaAGCACAGCGATTCACGCAGCTCGcgtcgtcgctgcgcaagaatgtGGAAGATATTTGTTTTGATGTAAATAACTGTGCATTAGG TACCGACAGAGACGACTTGCTCTTTCCCGACGGCATTTCGTTGCTCACGGTCAAGGTCGATGCATTACTCTCCTATATTCAGCATATGGCCTTCCTTTGTGCCCACCGCATGAGTGGAAAATCACTTGCAGATGAGACTGGCACCACGTACgttgagcgcctcgtgAAGCTACGACTCTTGCTGGAGAAAATGCGCCCCATGGAAGCGCGGCTAAAGAACCAAGTCGAaaagctgctgcgcgctgcaaatgcgcaaaagcgcgagACACATGTCGCTACAGAAGAACACGGCGAGGAATTCGATGCGATGGATTTCAGGCCGAATCCAGAAACCTTCGCGGCACAGGCCACAGCGAAACGCCTTGCggacgcacagcgcgcagaCGAACAAGAGGCGGCTGTGTACCGACCGCCCAAGGTCGCACCCGTAGTCTTTGACCCCGATGCGCGCCAGTCGCGCAAGAGCCGCAGCAAAGAGCGCCAGCCGTCGCGgaacgcggcgctcttgGCCGACCTCGCCGCGGGCATGTCGTCTAATCCGTACGAGACAAGCACGAGTGgtgtcggcggcggcaaagcgattggcgctgctggatcatcgcgcgcgcgcgcattgcgccgcatggaaGAGTTTGAGGAAGAGAACTTCAAGCGTGTGTCGATgagcaagcgcgatgccaagcgccggcgccgcgacgagcaaGATGTGGCGCTCGGCGGACTTGGCCTCTCGGCGGATGGCAAACGCATTGGCGGGGGTGTGGAAGAAGAGTTTGGCGATTTGCTGCGTGGTTCTGAGCGCGatacgcgccgccggaagCGCGGGGATGGAAATGATGTCTACGggctgctcgagcagcgtgccaagcgccCATCAAccatttcgcgcgcgcagcaaaacaGCGAGCGGGATGGCGCAGAGGTCATTGCGGGCCCTGCGTCTACACATAAATTCAAAAAGGCAATGCGCGAGCAGAggcgcaaatcgcgcaagTAG
- the DNM1 gene encoding dynamin GTPase (EggNog:ENOG503NU71; COG:U), with the protein MDVDLIKVVNRLQETFTTIGGHSVDLPQCVVVGSQSSGKSSVLETIVGRDFLPRGNGIVTRRPLVLQLIHLSPGTDCEQTEEYGEFLHLDRRFFDFDSIRSEVESETYRVAGQNKGISKQPIHLKIYSPNVINLTLVDLPGLTKIPVGDQPSDIERQIRSLVTDYISKPNCIIMAVSPANVDLANSDSLKLARAVDPQGRRTIGVLTKLDLMDNGTNALDILTGRVYPLKLGFIGVVNRSQQDINSNVPLGEARRAEEEFFHSHLAYRNIAHRCGTKYLAKTLNHVLMNHIRERLPDMKARLNTLMGQAHQELLSFGDATFMGDQHRGTLILKLMTQFARDFVASIDGTAFDISTKELCGGARVYYIFQDVFGHALNSVNPTQNLTVQDIRTAIRNSTGPRPSLFVPEAAFELLVKPQIRLFEPPSLRCVELVYEELMKICHNCSGKELQRFPRLQALLIEVVSDLLRERLGPTSEYVKSLIDIQAAYINTSHPAFVQDSANIATRVRNAQPSKVAEHVKREAALDSDLSGAASEDLADERNKKGVTANGTARSYAPKHRTTEGAVCRPRAEHTTQPEEIGPAGQRESFLNYFFGGSASMPIHEPNGSATGFGVRSAPEPKPNLMAGRVGLEGSSAAFDMKSLDQYLEADPVDDEVQLSEREALEVNLIRQLITSYFSIVRQSIQDLVPKAVMHLLVNFSRETIQNRLVINLYKESLFEHLLHEDEALTRERKRIQTLLDAYKEGFNALSDIGFPPSRS; encoded by the coding sequence ATGGATGTCGATCTTATAAAGGTGGTAAATCGGCTCCAAGAGACGTTTACCACGATTGGTGGCCACAGTGTGGACCTACCGCAATGTGTAGTCGTTGGATCGCAGTCGTCTGGTAAGTCGAGTGTGCTGGAAACGATTGTGGGCCGCGACTTTTTACCACGCGGCAATGGTATTGtgacgcgccgcccgctCGTGCTCCAGCTAATCCACCTATCTCCTGGCACAGACTGCGAGCAGACGGAAGAATACGGCGAGTTTTTGCACTTGGACCGTCGTTTCTTTGATTTTGACTCGATCCGCAGCGAAGTCGAGAGCGAGACATACCGCGTCGCGGGCCAAAACAAAGGGATCTCGAAGCAGCCGATCCACCTCAAGATATACAGCCCAAATGTGATCAATCTCACTCTTGTTGACTTGCCGGGCCTTACCAAGATTCCTGTGGGGGACCAGCCCTCGGACATTGAGCGCCAGATCCGCTCCTTGGTCACCGACTACATTTCCAAGCCAAACTGCATTATCATGGCGGTGAGCCCTGCCAATGTAGACCTGGCCAACTCGGACAGCTTGAAATTAGCACGCGCGGTCGACCCTCAGGGCAGGCGCACGATTGGCGTGCTGACCAAGTTGGATTTGATGGACAATGGCACCAACGCGCTCGACATCTTGACGGGGCGTGTGTATCCCTTGAAACTGGGCTTTATTGGCGTGGTGAACCGTTCGCAGCAAGATATCAACAGCAATGTACCGCTGGGtgaggcgcgccgcgctgaGGAAGAGTTTTTCCATTCGCACCTTGCGTACCGGAATAttgcgcaccgctgcggGACCAAGTATCTTGCCAAAACACTGAACCACGTCCTCATGAACCATATCCGCGAAAGGCTCCCCGATATGAAGGCGCGCCTGAATACGCTCATGGGCCAGGCGCATCAGGAGCTCTTGTCTTTTGGCGATGCAACATTTATGGGCGACCAACACCGCGGCACGCTGATCCTGAAGCTCATGACGCAGTTTGCACGCGATTTTGTCGCGTCCATCGACGGCACAGCATTTGACATCTCTACCAAAGAActctgcggcggcgcgcgcgtctaCTACATTTTCCAGGACGTGTTTGGCCACGCGCTCAACTCGGTCAATCCCACGCAAAACCTCACCGTGCAAGACATCCGCACCGCGATCCGCAACTCGACCGGCCCCCGCCCAAGCTTGTTTGTGCCCGAGGCCGCGTTCGAATTGCTCGTCAAGCCGCAGATTCGGCTCTTTGAGCCACCGAGTCTGCGCTGTGTCGAGTTGGTGTACGAGGAGCTGATGAAAATTTGCCATAACTGCTCGGGCAaagagctgcagcgcttcccGCGCCTCCAAGCACTGCTCATCGAAGTTGTGTCCGACTTGCTTCGCGAGCGTCTAGGGCCGACGTCGGAGTATGTAAAGAGCCTGATTGATATTCAAGCCGCTTACATTAACACAAGCCACCCCGCGTTTGTGCAGGACTCGGCCAACATTGccacgcgcgtgcgcaacgcACAACCAAGCAAGGTTGCCGAGCATGtcaagcgcgaggcagcGCTGGACTCGGACTTGAGTGGCGCGGCCTCGGAAGACCTGGCCGACGAGCGGAACAAGAAGGGTGTCACGGCGAacggcactgcgcgcagtTACGCGCCCAAACACCGCACTACAGAAGGCGCCGTGTGCCGTCCGCGTGCAGAGCACACGACCCAACCAGAAGAGATTGGCCCTGCTGGGCAACGCGAGTCCTTCCTTAACTACTTTTTCGGCGGTTCCGCGAGCATGCCGATCCATGAGCCCAACGGAAGTGCCACAGGCTTTGGTGTGAGAAGCGCGCCGGAGCCAAAGCCCAACTTGATGGCTGGCCGCGTCGGCCTGGAAGGCAGCAGTGCTGCGTTTGACATGAAGAGCCTCGACCAGTACCTCGAGGCGGATCCCGTGGACGATGAAGTGCAGCTGTcggagcgcgaagcgctcgaAGTGAACCTCATCCGCCAGCTGATCACGTCCTACTTCAGCATTGTCCGCCAATCGATCCAGGATCTGGTGCCCAAAGCGGTGATGCACCTCTTGGTCAACTTTTCGCGCGAAACGATCCAGAACCGCTTGGTGATCAATTTGTACAAAGAGTCGCTCTTTGAGCATTTACTCCACGAGGACGAAGCGCTgacgcgcgagcgcaaacgcaTCCAAACGCTTCTGGACGCGTACAAGGAAGGATTCAACGCCCTGTCCGACATTGGCTTCCCCCCATCGCGTTCATAA
- the ATP1 gene encoding Alpha subunit of the F1 sector of mitochondrial F1F0 ATP synthase (COG:C; EggNog:ENOG503NUHW) produces MLARSSGIAFANLTRASIAATARRSIPAVAFSARHYATAKASASEVSAILEQRIAGASANFDAEETGRVLTIGDGIARVYGLRNVEAEEMVEFASGVRGMALNLEPDNVGVTIFGSDRDIKEGDTVKRTGAIVDVPVGPGLLGRVVDALGNPIDGKGPIESVERRRASVKAPGILPRQSVHEPMETGYKSVDAMVPIGRGQRELVIGDRQTGKTALVLDTILNQLRWNESGDEKKKLSCIYVAVGQKRSTVAQLVQVLEQRDALKYTSIVAATASDAAPLQYLAPFTGCSIGEWFRDNGRHALVIFDDLSKQAVAYRQMSLLLRRPPGREAYPGDVFYLHSRLLERAAKMSDKMGSGSMTALPIIETQGGDVSAFIPTNVISITDGQIFLEAELFFKGIRPAVNVGLSVSRVGSAAQTKVYKAVAGSLKLYLAQYRELAAFAQFGSDLDASTRYTLSRGARLTELLKQPQYHPLATEIQVPILFAGVRGLLDDVPVNKIVEWENVYHDELANQSDLLKEITKGSMTKELEEKINASVKNSVSSFLGNPN; encoded by the exons ATGCTCGCTAGGTCTTCCGGCATTGCATTCGCTAACCTTACCCGCGCTTCTATCGCGGCTACG GCTCGCCGCAGCATTCCCGCTGTCGCCTTTTCTGCTCGCCACTATGCGACTGCCAAGGCTT CCGCTTCGGAGGTGAGCGCTATtcttgagcagcgcatcgctggTGCGTCTGCCAACTTTGATGCCGAAGAGACTGGCCGTGTGCTTA CCATCGGTGACGGTATTGCCCGCGTCTATGGTCTTCGCAacgtcgaggccgaggaGATGGTTGAGTTCGCATCCGGTGTTCGCGGCATGGCTTTGAACTTGGAGCCCGACAATGTCGGTGTCACCATCTTTGGCTCTGACCGTGACATCAAGGAGGGTGACACTGTCAAGCGTACGGGCGCGATTGTTGACGTCCCCGTCGGACCTGGTCTTCTTGGCCGTGTCGTCGATGCCCTGGGCAACCCTATCGACGGCAAGGGCCCCATTGAATCCGTCGAACGCCGCCGTGCTTCGGTGAAGGCTCCCGGTATTCTTCCCCGTCAGTCGGTCCACGAGCCCATGGAGACTGGCTACAAGTCGGTCGACGCCATGGTGCCCATTGGCCGTGGCCAGCGTGAGCTGGTCATTGGTGACCGTCAGACTGGTAAGACTGCCCTGGTGCTTGACACCATCCTGAATCAGCTTCGCTGGAACGAAAGCGGCGACGAAAAGAAGAAGCTTAGCTGCATTTACGTCGCTGTTGGTCAGAAGCGTTCTACTGTCGCCCAGCTTGTGcaggtgctcgagcagcgcgatgcTCTTAAGTACACCAGCATTGTCGCTGCCACCGCCTCGGATGCTGCTCCTCTGCAGTATCTCGCTCCTTTCACCGGCTGCTCTATCGGCGAGTGGTTCCGTGACAATGGCAGGCACGCGCTCGTCATCTTTGACGACTTGTCTAAGCAGGCTGTTGCCTACCGTCAAATGTCGCTCTTGCTTCGTCGTCCTCCGGGTCGTGAGGCGTACCCTGGTGATGTTTTCTACCTTCACTCGCGTCTTCTCGAGCGCGCTGCCAAGATGTCTGACAAGATGGGCTCTGGCTCCATGACTGCCCTTCCCATCATTGAGACCCAGGGTGGTGACGTCTCTGCTTTCATTCCGACCAATGTCATTTCCATTACCGACGGTCAGATTTTCCTGGAGGCTGAGCTCTTCTTCAAGGGTATCCGTCCCGCCGTCAATGTCGGTCTCTCGGTCTCTCGTGTTGGTTCCGCCGCCCAGACCAAGGTGTACAAGGCCGTTGCTGGTTCGCTCAAGCTCTACCTTGCCCAGTACCGTGAATTGGCTGCCTTTGCCCAGTTCGGCTCCGATCTTGATGCCTCCACGCGCTACACGCTTAGCCGTGGTGCGCGTCTCAcggagctgctcaagcagCCCCAGTACCACCCTCTGGCCACCGAGATTCAGGTTCCGATTTTGTTTGCCGGTGTTCGTGGTCTCCTTGACGACGTCCCTGTTAACAAGATTGTCGAGTGGGAGAACGTCTACCATGACGAGCTCGCGAACCAGTCCGATCTCCTCAAGGAGATCACCAAGGGTTCCATGACCAAGGAGCTTGAGGAGAAGATTAACGCGTCGGTCAAGAACAGCGTCTCTTCCTTCCTTGGCAACCCGAACTAG